One part of the Nitrospirota bacterium genome encodes these proteins:
- a CDS encoding Hsp20/alpha crystallin family protein: MLTRELERLENVLDPWRDFDRLNSELFEMIYPARGEFPPMNMWKNEEKAMVSVEIPGVDPEGVEIEVSGEMLTLMFERKPEELKEGESYTRKERWYGQFSRTIELPFNVQADKVTAKFSKGVLFIELPRAEAEKPKKITVKVE; the protein is encoded by the coding sequence ATGTTAACAAGAGAACTTGAGAGATTGGAGAATGTTCTGGATCCATGGAGGGACTTTGATCGTCTCAACAGTGAGTTGTTTGAAATGATCTATCCGGCAAGGGGAGAATTCCCGCCGATGAACATGTGGAAGAACGAAGAGAAGGCAATGGTTTCAGTGGAGATCCCGGGAGTCGATCCTGAAGGTGTTGAGATCGAGGTAAGCGGTGAAATGCTTACATTGATGTTTGAGCGCAAGCCTGAGGAGTTGAAAGAAGGAGAATCATACACCAGGAAAGAACGCTGGTACGGTCAATTCAGCAGGACCATTGAGCTTCCCTTTAATGTTCAAGCGGACAAGGTGACGGCAAAATTTTCAAAGGGTGTGCTTTTTATCGAGCTGCCGAGGGCTGAAGCAGAGAAGCCAAAGAAGATCACAGTAAAGGTGGAATAA
- a CDS encoding Hsp20/alpha crystallin family protein, whose amino-acid sequence MAETVKDINKTNRKTYSPAVDILETTNNILLTADMPGVDEKSVEITVEKNFLTVHGMIDPTVHDTLEMSVNEYGVGDYQRVFTFNDEVDRDNIKATLKNGVLKLVLPKSERAKARKIEVISEA is encoded by the coding sequence ATGGCGGAAACCGTAAAAGACATAAACAAAACAAACAGAAAAACATACAGCCCCGCGGTTGATATTTTAGAAACAACCAACAATATACTCCTGACAGCCGATATGCCGGGGGTGGATGAAAAATCCGTAGAAATAACCGTTGAAAAAAATTTCCTGACAGTTCACGGGATGATCGACCCGACAGTGCACGATACTTTGGAAATGTCAGTAAACGAATACGGTGTCGGAGATTATCAGAGGGTATTCACTTTCAACGATGAAGTTGACAGGGACAACATAAAGGCAACGTTAAAAAACGGAGTGCTAAAGCTCGTCCTGCCCAAGTCGGAGAGGGCAAAGGCAAGAAAGATCGAGGTCATCAGCGAAGCGTAG